In Streptomyces sp. P9-A4, a single window of DNA contains:
- a CDS encoding CBS domain-containing protein: MPSSKYTVSDVMTHTAIAIGRDAPYKEIVALLDQWKVSALPVLEGEGRVIGVVSEADLLPKEEFRVDEPRPDEFPAASKAGAVRAGELMSSPAVTVHPDATLAEAARIMATRRVKRLPVVNGVGMLEGVVSRSDLLKVFLRTDAEIEEDIRHSVLGEAAAPVGLDVRVTDGVAVIGGTFSDRSLVPLVARAVRAVEGVVDVRMDLDAP, encoded by the coding sequence ATGCCCTCCTCGAAATACACCGTCAGTGACGTCATGACCCACACCGCCATCGCCATCGGACGTGACGCGCCCTACAAGGAGATCGTCGCGCTCCTGGACCAGTGGAAGGTGAGTGCCCTGCCCGTTCTGGAGGGGGAAGGACGGGTGATCGGGGTCGTGTCGGAGGCCGATCTGCTTCCGAAGGAGGAGTTCCGCGTCGACGAGCCCCGCCCGGACGAGTTCCCCGCGGCGTCCAAGGCCGGCGCCGTACGGGCCGGGGAACTCATGTCCAGTCCGGCCGTGACCGTCCACCCCGACGCGACACTCGCCGAAGCGGCACGGATCATGGCGACGCGGAGGGTGAAGCGCCTGCCCGTGGTCAACGGCGTCGGCATGCTGGAGGGCGTCGTCAGCCGGAGCGATCTGCTGAAGGTGTTCCTCCGTACGGACGCCGAGATCGAGGAGGACATCCGCCACTCCGTGCTCGGCGAGGCGGCGGCGCCCGTGGGGCTGGATGTGAGGGTCACGGACGGTGTGGCCGTGATCGGTGGGACGTTCTCCGACCGATCACTGGTGCCGCTGGTGGCCCGCGCCGTGCGGGCTGTGGAGGGCGTCGTCGACGTCCGCATGGATCTCGATGCCCCTTGA
- a CDS encoding CBS domain-containing protein, with protein MKHMKVGGLMSDDVVSAVPATSFREVAKLLAEHDISGVPVLDDDDHVVGVVSESDLLARHELTARELMTTPAVTVHAEETVADAARLMVRRGVERLPVVDEEERLVGIVTRRDLLCVYLRPDAEIRRRIREDVLTDAMDLPENTVDMHVLDGVVTLEGRVRRRSQALTLVGLAERVDGVVAVMDRLSFHEDDTRVTSPTLTPHDVSW; from the coding sequence ATGAAGCACATGAAGGTCGGCGGCCTGATGAGCGACGACGTGGTCTCCGCCGTCCCCGCGACCTCGTTCCGGGAGGTGGCGAAGCTGCTCGCCGAGCACGACATCAGCGGGGTCCCCGTCCTGGACGACGACGACCATGTCGTCGGAGTCGTCTCCGAGAGCGACCTCCTGGCCCGCCACGAACTCACCGCGCGGGAGCTCATGACCACGCCGGCCGTCACCGTTCACGCCGAGGAGACGGTGGCGGACGCCGCACGGCTGATGGTGCGCCGCGGAGTCGAACGCCTGCCCGTCGTCGACGAGGAGGAACGACTGGTCGGCATCGTGACCCGCCGCGATCTGCTCTGTGTCTACCTCCGCCCGGACGCGGAGATCCGCCGCCGCATCCGTGAGGACGTCCTCACGGACGCCATGGACCTGCCCGAGAACACGGTGGACATGCACGTCCTCGACGGCGTGGTGACGCTTGAGGGCCGCGTCCGGCGGCGGAGTCAGGCCCTGACGCTCGTCGGACTCGCCGAACGCGTCGACGGCGTCGTCGCCGTCATGGACCGGCTGTCCTTCCACGAAGACGACACACGTGTCACATCCCCCACCCTGACTCCCCACGACGTCTCCTGGTAA
- a CDS encoding Acg family FMN-binding oxidoreductase codes for MPTTALTRPLVTSLIEDAVTAPSMHNAQPWKFVHRTSTGVIELHGDPLRGMPHEDPDHRALHLGCGAALFGLRVAAVHRGLHPVVRLLPHPDAPWHLADVRVDGPDDADSELGILHDALSRRHTSRFPFTEERIPTEVIDGLRTAAFLEGCRLVVPGAWHTDTVMDLVHASELFEAADEAVRAEIAAWTRTGAAGEGPGTEGIPSYAFGPRQYDVTSPVRDFGAPRQVPGRASARFEKTPQLALLGTVGDTPEDWLKAGQAMDRVLLQATLDGLATSLMSQPLEWPELRSDARDPGSTIGFVHMVFRLGYGPHGRATPRRPVSEVLAFD; via the coding sequence GTGCCCACCACCGCCCTGACCCGACCACTCGTGACGTCGCTGATCGAAGACGCCGTCACGGCTCCCTCCATGCACAACGCACAGCCCTGGAAGTTCGTCCACAGGACGAGCACCGGAGTCATCGAACTGCACGGGGATCCGCTGCGCGGCATGCCGCACGAGGACCCGGACCACCGCGCCCTCCACCTCGGCTGCGGCGCCGCCCTGTTCGGCCTGCGCGTCGCCGCCGTGCACCGGGGCCTGCACCCCGTGGTCCGACTGCTGCCCCATCCGGACGCCCCTTGGCATCTCGCCGACGTACGCGTCGATGGCCCCGACGACGCCGACAGCGAACTGGGCATCCTGCATGACGCCCTGTCGCGCCGGCACACCAGCCGCTTCCCCTTCACCGAGGAGCGGATCCCGACCGAGGTGATCGACGGTCTCCGTACCGCGGCCTTCCTGGAAGGCTGCCGACTCGTCGTACCGGGAGCGTGGCACACCGACACCGTCATGGATCTCGTCCACGCCTCCGAGCTGTTCGAGGCGGCGGACGAGGCCGTACGCGCGGAGATCGCCGCCTGGACGCGCACGGGGGCGGCCGGGGAAGGCCCCGGCACCGAGGGCATCCCCTCGTACGCCTTCGGCCCGCGGCAGTACGACGTGACCTCCCCCGTCCGGGACTTCGGCGCGCCCCGCCAGGTGCCCGGCCGCGCCTCGGCGCGCTTCGAGAAGACGCCGCAGCTCGCACTGCTCGGCACGGTCGGCGACACCCCGGAGGATTGGCTGAAGGCAGGTCAGGCCATGGACCGGGTTCTGCTGCAGGCCACTCTCGACGGCCTTGCCACCTCCCTCATGTCCCAGCCGCTGGAATGGCCCGAGCTCCGTTCCGACGCACGCGATCCCGGTTCGACGATCGGCTTCGTCCACATGGTGTTCCGTCTGGGCTACGGCCCCCATGGGCGGGCCACACCGCGCCGTCCGGTCTCCGAGGTGCTCGCCTTCGACTGA